Proteins co-encoded in one Patescibacteria group bacterium genomic window:
- a CDS encoding glycosyltransferase family 2 protein, producing the protein MNEKVDLSIIIVSWNVKELLKKCLGSIYNNQGDLKLEIFVVDNASKDGSIEEIEKLSQPEAGQPLAENKEIKDLNLKIIKNKKNLGFTKANNQAIKRAQGEFILLLNPDAEVINGALEKMVEFMREHKKCGVAGCKLLNSDESLQPSVRRFPTFWSQAMIMLKLHHLFPNAGPIKKYFAKDFDYRGMGQGTHTYPCDQVMGAFFMIRREVIEKIGMLDENFFIWFEEVDFCKRVKDAGWQVCYTPEAEIIHHGAQSFKQVLSFKKQRMFNRSLLYYFKKHKPWWQWLGLMLLQPISLGLSVIIQIFAKKSNKVIE; encoded by the coding sequence ATGAATGAAAAAGTTGATTTATCTATAATTATTGTTTCTTGGAATGTCAAGGAATTGCTTAAAAAGTGCCTTGGCTCTATTTATAATAATCAAGGTGATTTGAAGCTTGAAATTTTTGTGGTTGATAATGCGTCTAAAGATGGAAGCATCGAAGAAATTGAGAAACTAAGCCAGCCAGAGGCTGGTCAGCCTTTGGCTGAAAATAAAGAAATAAAGGACTTGAATTTGAAAATTATTAAGAATAAGAAGAATTTGGGCTTTACTAAGGCGAATAATCAGGCGATAAAAAGAGCTCAAGGCGAATTTATTTTATTATTAAATCCAGATGCCGAGGTAATTAATGGCGCCTTGGAAAAGATGGTTGAGTTTATGCGTGAGCATAAAAAGTGCGGAGTGGCGGGGTGTAAATTATTGAATTCTGATGAGAGTCTGCAGCCATCAGTGCGAAGATTCCCAACATTTTGGTCGCAGGCGATGATAATGTTAAAATTGCATCATTTGTTTCCCAATGCCGGACCAATAAAAAAATATTTTGCCAAGGATTTTGATTATCGAGGTATGGGTCAAGGGACCCATACCTACCCGTGCGACCAAGTCATGGGCGCTTTTTTTATGATTCGGCGCGAGGTGATTGAAAAAATTGGAATGCTTGATGAAAATTTCTTTATTTGGTTTGAAGAAGTTGATTTTTGTAAACGGGTTAAAGATGCTGGCTGGCAAGTTTGCTATACACCGGAAGCCGAGATAATCCATCATGGCGCTCAAAGTTTTAAGCAAGTGTTGAGTTTTAAAAAACAACGAATGTTTAATCGAAGCTTGCTATACTATTTCAAGAAGCATAAACCCTGGTGGCAATGGTTGGGGTTGATGTTGCTACAGCCAATAAGTTTAGGGTTGTCGGTGATAATTCAAATATTTGCTAAAAAAAGTAATAAAGTAATCGAGTAA
- a CDS encoding type II toxin-antitoxin system HicA family toxin, translating into MSSKLPSVKPKELIKALLKLGFIKRRQTGSHLVMRHPQTKEIVIIAIHPRDLKRGFLKDTLNQLGISVEEFRKLK; encoded by the coding sequence ATGAGTTCAAAACTCCCTTCAGTAAAACCCAAAGAGCTTATAAAAGCCCTACTAAAGTTAGGATTTATAAAACGCCGTCAAACAGGGAGCCATTTAGTGATGCGCCATCCCCAGACAAAAGAAATAGTTATAATTGCGATTCATCCAAGAGATCTTAAGAGAGGATTTTTAAAAGATACATTAAATCAATTGGGAATATCAGTGGAGGAGTTTAGAAAACTAAAATAG
- a CDS encoding glycosyltransferase family 4 protein, which produces MKKILLITYYFPPKIGGGEEYLYNIYKRLPVDKVVVLADDKAGSAQVKFDKQQKFKIHRTNFFAGKLKPTWRPLIKIVKLIIQKENIKVIHFGHYAHYILLARIVKLPYLIYIQGSDFTSYSKSWFGRWLMKFNLSKAKLIITTSQFLKNGVVGLGVENNKIEVVHPWLDLEKYDFKAVDEGEIRESHLQVNDKKIILSVGRLHKVKGFDLVIKALPKILKQIPNAIYVIVGDGQEKENLKNLAVKQNIADKVIFAGEIKNKKELSKYYGSADVYAGPSRAEGFGIVFLEARAFSLPIVASDVGGVKEAVEDGGVLIKSEDVEDLSQNIVKVLKENKKYEPDKNFDWDKKMEKIKEILYENTV; this is translated from the coding sequence ATGAAGAAAATTTTACTAATTACATATTATTTTCCGCCCAAAATTGGCGGCGGCGAAGAATATCTCTATAATATATATAAACGACTGCCAGTAGATAAAGTGGTTGTTTTAGCCGATGACAAGGCGGGGAGCGCGCAGGTTAAGTTTGATAAACAGCAAAAGTTTAAAATCCATCGCACTAATTTTTTTGCTGGTAAATTGAAACCTACATGGCGGCCGCTAATAAAAATTGTCAAACTAATTATTCAAAAAGAAAATATCAAAGTCATTCATTTTGGCCATTATGCTCATTATATTTTGTTGGCCAGAATTGTGAAGCTGCCATATTTAATTTATATCCAGGGTTCTGATTTTACTTCTTATTCAAAATCTTGGTTTGGCAGGTGGCTGATGAAGTTCAACCTAAGTAAAGCAAAATTAATTATCACTACCAGTCAATTTTTGAAGAACGGGGTTGTTGGGCTAGGCGTTGAAAATAATAAAATTGAGGTTGTGCACCCATGGTTGGATTTAGAAAAATATGATTTCAAAGCTGTCGATGAAGGTGAGATTCGCGAATCTCACCTTCAAGTGAACGATAAAAAAATAATCCTCTCAGTCGGCCGCCTTCACAAAGTTAAAGGATTTGATTTAGTAATCAAGGCCTTGCCAAAAATTTTAAAACAAATCCCTAATGCAATTTATGTTATTGTTGGAGACGGCCAAGAAAAGGAGAATCTAAAAAATTTGGCTGTCAAACAAAATATCGCAGACAAAGTTATTTTTGCCGGTGAAATTAAAAATAAAAAAGAACTTTCAAAATATTACGGGTCAGCCGATGTTTACGCTGGTCCATCAAGAGCAGAAGGATTCGGCATTGTTTTTCTGGAAGCCCGGGCATTTAGTTTGCCAATTGTGGCGAGTGATGTTGGGGGAGTGAAAGAGGCGGTTGAAGATGGGGGAGTGTTGATTAAGTCGGAAGATGTAGAAGATTTGAGTCAGAATATTGTAAAAGTTCTCAAAGAAAATAAAAAATATGAGCCGGATAAAAATTTTGATTGGGATAAAAAAATGGAAAAAATAAAAGAAATACTTTATGAAAATACGGTATGA
- a CDS encoding type II toxin-antitoxin system HicB family antitoxin: MKETKIYKYTAIFEPAQEGGYIVRVPMLPGCRTQGETFEEAKKMIKDAIKSYLTVLKEDGDRIPKEEEELIETRIAVPVQI, from the coding sequence ATGAAAGAAACTAAAATTTATAAATACACAGCTATTTTTGAGCCGGCACAAGAGGGTGGCTATATTGTTAGAGTACCCATGCTCCCTGGTTGCCGAACCCAAGGTGAAACTTTTGAAGAAGCAAAGAAAATGATTAAAGATGCTATTAAATCCTATCTCACAGTTTTAAAAGAGGATGGCGATAGAATACCCAAGGAAGAAGAGGAATTGATTGAGACCAGAATAGCTGTGCCTGTACAAATTTGA
- a CDS encoding glycosyltransferase family 2 protein produces MSTPIISIIIPTYNSAQTLPKCLECIFNLPCTQAKQVVQGQTYKNLEVIVVNDGSTDETMEVLKEYKLGSDGSLDPSREVGSRDPTHPVKVIHQQNQGAPAARNRGFKESKGEYLLFVDADVYLKPSCIQKMYQTLQKYPEAAYAYSSFRWGWKKFKLWKFDAEKLKQMPYIHTCSLIRREAFPVSGWDKSLKRFQDWDLWLTMLESGHPGIWIPEVLFTTSTKKNTISSWIPRFIYNHLSWLDKKRVDAYNKAKGIIFKKHGL; encoded by the coding sequence ATGTCAACTCCCATAATCTCCATCATCATCCCAACCTATAACAGCGCCCAAACTTTGCCAAAATGTTTGGAATGTATTTTTAATTTACCCTGTACCCAAGCAAAGCAAGTGGTTCAGGGTCAGACTTATAAAAATTTAGAGGTGATTGTGGTTAATGACGGATCAACGGATGAGACAATGGAGGTTTTGAAAGAATATAAATTGGGTAGCGATGGGTCCCTTGACCCATCGCGAGAGGTCGGGTCAAGGGACCCGACCCACCCGGTGAAAGTTATCCACCAACAAAACCAAGGCGCGCCAGCCGCCAGGAACAGGGGATTTAAAGAATCAAAAGGCGAATATTTACTTTTTGTTGATGCTGATGTTTATTTAAAACCAAGTTGCATCCAGAAAATGTACCAAACTTTGCAAAAATATCCAGAAGCGGCTTATGCTTATTCGTCATTCAGATGGGGCTGGAAAAAATTTAAACTCTGGAAATTTGACGCAGAAAAACTCAAACAAATGCCTTATATCCACACTTGTTCTTTAATTCGCCGTGAAGCCTTTCCTGTCTCTGGTTGGGACAAATCACTCAAAAGATTCCAGGATTGGGATCTTTGGCTGACAATGTTGGAAAGTGGTCATCCGGGTATCTGGATTCCGGAAGTTTTATTTACCACCTCAACCAAAAAAAATACCATAAGTTCGTGGATACCGAGATTTATTTATAATCACCTTTCATGGCTTGACAAAAAAAGAGTGGATGCGTATAATAAAGCTAAGGGTATCATTTTTAAAAAACATGGATTATGA